Genomic DNA from candidate division WOR-3 bacterium:
AAAAAATTCGGCCAGAATATATATTCAGCGGGGCGATTATGAAGCTGCAAAAGCGCAGATTCTGTCCGGGCTTGAGAAAACGCCAAATGATTATGAGTATTATGGTTTGCTGGCAAAGGTGGAGATCGGAATGGCTAACTGGCTGGCTGCGACCGATGCGTTCATGCGAGGCGTAGCGATAGACTCAGCCATGACGGTGAACTGGATGATGACCGATAAGCAAAATATCCCGGTTTACTGGCAAGCTTTTTATAACGCAGCGATCAGTTTGATGGGTGAGAAGAAGTACGATGAAGCATTGCAGACTTTGGGTTATTGCGAAATATTCGATCCCACGAACGTGAGCCAATATATTCTCGAAGGAGGGATATACAGCGAATTGGGTGAAATTGATAAGGCTAATGCCGCTTACGCAAAAGCATTGAATATTGACCCAGAGAACCCCGAGGCGTATTTTCTTGTCGGAAAGGCAATATTTGAAAAAGGGGTCTTCGATTCATCAGTTGTCAGTTTCAAAGAGGCCGAGAAATACTTCCTTATAAGGTACGAACGTACGTTAAAAGTTCTTTTCCAGAATTTGCCAGCGGTTGACAAGGATATTGCGAAAGAGATCGTTTCACTATGGGCAAAAAAGGACGAGGATGGACTCGACCAGCTGGTTAAAGTCCAGCTCGGTTTTGATGGCGGGTTGAATGCACAAAGGAGGACGCTGGAGCAATTCTACAGAACCTCCGATGGTATGTCGCGTACTTATTATTATATGGGAATGGCTTACTACAATTTGAGAAACGAAGAGATGGCTCTGCAGAATTTGTTGAAAAGTCTTGATATCAAGGACGATGACGTCGACGCATTGTACTATACCGGTGAGTTATATGTGAAGCAGAAGAAGTTCGATGAATCTATAGCCCTCTTTGACAAAATAACCAAGGTAAATGCAGATGATGCATATGCATGGTTCTATCTCGGCGTCAATTACACGCAGAAGAAGGAATACCAGAAGGCGGTTGATATCTATGAAAACAAGGTTCTTGCACTGGAACCGGAAAATATTGACGCGATGACGAATTTGGCCTACGTGTACAGGGAGATGGGTAATAACAAGAAGGCTCTAGAATGGTTAACCAAGGCGGAGAAACTGCAAAAGGAGTAATCGATGAATAGCATAAAAGCAAAAGAAAGGATACTAACCATTTTTATCTTTATTGCCTTTGTGGGTCTTTTGATCGTGGTTGGCTATCCAATCTACAAAGAGTCCCTGCCTTCCGAGGTAAGGTTTGGCGTCGATAAATCCTTTAACACAGTGCCTTTCTATGTCGCCTTGATGGATACGACGAGGAATTACTTCGCCCTGGAAAAGGTCAAAGCCGAGTTTGTTGAGGTTAAAGGCGACCCGCTTGAAGGGATCAAGAACGGCGAATATGATGTTGCCGTTGTTCCCTGGTATTGGCTGATCATATCGCCGAGCCTGAACGGAGATACAGTAAAGGCCTTTGGCTCGCTGGAGATAAAATCAGGCAGGTCAATGGATGCGTTCATCGTTCCTGCAAAGTCCAAAATCACACGGCTCAGGGATATCGGCGGTAAACGTTTGGGATTCCTCGCGCGCGATGAGTACTTTGTCAATTTGATCATGACGGAAATGAGCGAAGACCTGGATCTCAAAAAGGTTGAGTATGTGCCACTGAGTGCCGAGGAAATCAGCCGTGCCTTTGAGGATAAAAAAGCCGATGTTCTGTATGTGCTCGACCCGTACCGCGCCTATATGATATACTCGGGTAATTCAGTGATTGCCGAGGGTCTGGCATCGACGTACATTGTTCCTAATATACCATACGGCGCTCTTGTTATGCGTAAGAATTTTGTCACTACCGAGAAAAGATTGGCCGCAATACGCGTTAAGAATGCAGTTGAAGCGGCATTGGCTTACCTGTCGCGGAGCCCCGATGTGGCAAAACGTTATGTCCTGAGACTTAACGGGATGCCAGAAGAGGGCGAATTGGCGACGAATATGAGAACACCGGAGTTCGAAAGGCTTGCTGAGATCGGCGTCAAGAGTGTTGAAAATCTGCAGACCGAGCTGGTAAAAAGAGGCATAGGTACTTGCGGTATAAAACCCTCTGAGTTTCTTTTCGAAAAAATTGATTTCGCGAGATAATCCCGGTCGTGCTAGACGGGGAGCTAGCGGTGCCCTGATGCCCGATGCAAATCAGGATGACCCGAAATCCGCTTATGCGGGGTCGAATACTTTGATTGAGTTAGGATGTTCAGGGGCAACAGCAGGGAATTGAAGTACGTTGACGGTCGGGTCTTGCGATAGTACCGTCTACAAACTCCGTCAGGTCCGGAAGGAAGCAGCGGTAAGTAGAAAGGGCTAGTCACAAGGTAGCCTGCTCTGAGTTCTTCGCCTTGCTGTTCCTGATCTTTCTTGCGAAACAAGTTGCACGACCGGTTTGTTCCGACACTATAATGGGTATCTTCAAAATATGGAACTCGAATTGTGAGGAGACGACTTTGAATTACTTTTACATAAATCCTAAATCCGAAATACTGAATTCCGATCAACAATTTTCCGAATATACTACGGTTTTAGTTATTGGAGTTTGATAGTTTGAAATTATTTGATATTTGGTGCTTGGGATTTGGGATTTATCGAACGCCGCGAGGATTATTGTGAATCATCGTGTTATTTCGCTCCGCTACCGACCTCAGGACTTTGATGAATTGACAGGCCAGCGCCACGTGGTGCTTTCGCTTAAAGGGGCGATAGGCAGTGGCCGAATTGGGCATGCCTTCCTTTTCTCCGGTCCGCGTGGGATTGGCAAGACAACGGCTGCTCGAATATTCGCCAAGAGCTTGAATTGTGTAGAAGGTCCTACAGTCCATCCATGTCAAAAGTGCCAGTCGTGCCGCGAGATCGCACAGAGCCGCAGCATCGATGTGGTTGAAGTCGACGGTGCGTCGACGCGCGGCATCGACGAGATCAGAAACCTGCGTGAGTCAGTACAATACTCTCCGCTGTACGGTAAACACAAGATATATATCATCGACGAAGTGCATATGCTCACCCCCGAAGCCTTCAATGCCCTCCTGAAAACACTTGAGGAACCACCATCCTCCGTGAAGTTTATATTCGCCACGACAAATCCTGGTAAGGTACCCCAGACAATACTATCACGTTGTGAACGATTCGCTTTCAAGCGCTTATCTGTGAAAGAGATCTGCAGCCGCTTGAAGTCGATAACGGAGAAGGAGAATATCAGTATTACCGATAAGGCGTTGCACTACATCGCATTGAGGGCCGATGGTAGCATACGAGACGGTGAGAGCCTTCTTGAGCAGCTAATATCCTTTGTGGAAGGAACGATCACGGAGGATGATGTTTTCAAACTCGTTGGATTCATGAGCAGTGAATTCTATTTCGACCTGCTGCAAAAAATAATACAGGGAAATCACGCGGATGTGCTGACTGCACTGAACACAGGTATTGAGGATGGGGCGGATCCGCTGGAGATATATCGTGGTGTGGTCGATTATTTGCGTGCTGCGCTCTTTGTGTACAGTGATATGCCACAGGAATTTCTGGATTTGAGTGATGATGAAATAAAAAAAATCCGCTCCCTGGATATTGATAGAGAGAAGATAATGCACATGCTTGAAGTGCTTTTGAAATCGGAGGAGATGGTCAGAAGATCCATCAATACACGGATCGTCATTGAACTGCTATTTTGCCAATTGATTCAGGGTGATGGTCCAGCACAGGTGACAAAGGATAGGGCAGACAAGGGTGATTTCAAGCAGCAATTACTCGCGGTCCTGCAGGCACAGAGTCCCAAGCTCTCGGCGCTGATACAGAAATCTTCTGTTGAGGTCAAGGAAAACAACGTCCGCGTAACTGTTGATCAGGAATTTTCCCGGAAGATTCTAACTGGCAGCAAGGACCTTTTAGAGACGATAATGAAAAAAATATTGACACGCGATGTTACGCTGCTGGTCGAAGTCGGAGAGAATATCAAGAAGGAAAATAATCTTGAAGATGCAATAAGGGCGCTATTCGATGGAGAGGAAGTAAGATGAAGAATTTCATGAAGGAAGCCCAGAAATTACAGTCGAAGTTATTGGAGCAGCTCCGCGCGATAAAAGTTGAAGGTAGTGCGGGCGGTGGTATGGTAACCATCCAGATGGATGGGGAACAAAATGTGATCGCGGTCAAGATCGAACCACAGATTTTCGAGGAGAAGGACGTGGTAATGCTTGAAGATCTTATAGTTGCCGCGTATAGCGACGCAAAGAGGAAGATTCTGGAAAAAACGCAGGAGAGCCTGAAGTCTCTAACCGGCTTTCCTCTGCCTCCTTTTTGATACACCGGGTTACTCAATCAATAATATTTTCCCCGTTCTTTCTTCCAGATTGCTGTACATCCTGTAGAAGTAGGCACCCCGGGGCAACCTGTTGCCCTGTTCATCGGAAAGGTCCCAGAAAATTTCAGTATGTCCTGCATCAAAGGTAGCATCGGTAATGATCCTGATCAGCTGTCCGAGGACATTGTACGCTGCAATCCTGACATGTGCTGATTCGTGCAGATCAAAGTTAAATGATATGTTGTCCCGCGTTGGGTTTGGTGATGCTACTATTCCATTAAATATGTCCGTTGCGTAATGTTCATAGACACCTGGATTTCCTTCGATCACAAATGAGTAGCTCTGCGGTGGTACGTGTTTTGGAGAGGTGCACAGGGTTCCTTCTTCGTTCTGTACTGCCAGATAGTAGTGGATTGTATCGTCAGCATGTTGTGCCGGTATATACGCCGAATACACCCCTGGTGTATCGACAACCGGGCCCAATGGCACCGTAGTATAAACTCCGTCGTTTATGCAATAGTAAATCAATGTCGAATCACTGATCAATGCGCTCGATGTAGTTATTTCGGCACGTATGCGGTAATCGTTCAAGGTGTCAATTGTGTTGGGCAAGGGATAATGCCTGACGTGGATATATTCGGCTTCGGGCGCCGTGATGGTGATGCAATGTATAGCGCCCCCCGAACCCGACATGGCGGCGCAATCGATGCCGATGATTTCATGGTCCGGTAGTGCCTGCTGGTAGACAAAAAGGGCAGTATCATCTTCCGCCAGATTATAGAGCGGAACCAGAACTTTGTTATTGACAAAGAGTGAATTAAGATAAGATGGTGGTGCATCCGACGTAGACCATGGCATGGGGATGCGAACGATCCTGTAAGGGAAACCTTCGCGGTTTGTGCAGCGGCTGATAGAATCGGCGTTGTCGTTCAGCATGGTGTAATTGGGATGACCAGGCGCATATTCGCCGACCATGACCAGCGTGTCATTCAATATCTTGGTCCAGAGGTCGATATGCCCGGTGTATTCGATATTGATCCTCGGCAGTATAACAAATTGGTCGAGCCCGCTGTAGGAGAGCATTAGTGATTCGATCTGCGTCGTGGTAAGCCATGGGTTTTCCTGCTGTATGAGCGTGCTCGCGAAGCCTGTCCCCAAGCCATCTACCATGAAGTTACCTCCGGCGTGCTCCAGGGGCGAACCGTAGACTGGAATCCCCCAGGATTGGCCGATACGCCACGGTATGGTGTCGTCAAGCGGCCGCGGTCGATTGTACATGAAATCAACAATTCCTTCTGCGTTATCATGTTCGCGCATGAACCATGGTCCGTAATCTCTTATCCATATCGAATTCCTGGGCCATACGTAGAAATACAACGAGTCAAGCGAAATATTGTAGGACTGCAGGTAACTGATAATACTGTTCTGCTCGCTGGTGCTGCCGACGATTATGTATACCCTGCAGATCTCACCTGCTTCCTCCACGATCTGCCTGAATATCGGATTGGTCGAGGATGAGCCGTATATCCAGGTAACAAAAATACCCCTGAGCTGTTCAAATTCGGCCGGCGTCTCAACCCATCCGTCGGGCGGTGCAGTTACCCTGTGTCCCCTGCCAATTTCGTCGACCATAAGACTTTCTTCTTTTGTCATCCATTGTGGTAACAATGGCTCGCCACTGGCAGTCAATACCGCTGCCAACAACAACATGTTCATAGAACCTCCAGTAAACTCCGTGATATCATTATTGCGTTATTCTTGTTGAATATCCGGCCGGTCACGCCCGCATGCTCTTTTTGTGCTCAGCCAGCTTGGCAAAAAACAGTTCTCTGATTTCCTCGAGCCTCGCTTCGGTCTTTGCCTCAAACCTGAGGACGAGCACAGGTTGGGTATTGGAAGGTCTTATCAATCCCCACCCGTCATCAAAATCTACGCGCACGCCGTCAATATCTATGACACGGTACGATTTTTTGAAATCAGCCTTCAGTGTTTCGACGATCTCGAACTTCGCTGCGTCGGTAGTGTCGATTCTTATCTCGGGGGTGGAATAATACTTAGGTACCCTCGAGGCAAGTTTTGAAAGTGATTCGCCTCTGCTGAGTATCTCGCATAATCTTAATGCCGCATACATGGCATCATCATATCCATAGTAGCGGTCGGCGAAGAAAACGTGCCCGGACATTTCACCGGCCAAGGGCGCATCTTCTTCCTTCATTTTCGCCTTGATCAGAGAATGGCCGGTTTTATACATAATGGGTTTGCCGCCCAATTCCCGGATTCTTTCGATCAATCCCTTGGAACACTTCACTTCGAAGATGATCTTGGCGCCTGGCATGCGCGAGAGCAGGTCTTCGGCATATACGGCCAGCAGGACATCCCCCCATATTACCTGACCATTTTCATCGAGCGTTCCGATGCGATCGCCATCTCCATCAAATCCAATCCCGCATGCATAGCCGTCATTTTTTACCGTATCGATAAGTGCTTTGATATGTTCTGGCACCACTGGATCCGGAATATGGTTGGGGAAATTTCCGTCCGGTGTTTTGAACAACATAAGATGTTCAACACCCAGTTTGTTGAGTATTTTTTCGAATACAGGACCACAGGTTCCATTCCCTGTATCAACCGCGATCCTCATACCCTTTTTTACCTTTACTGAACGCGTAACATATTCAATGTAATCATCCGTGATTTCTCTCTCTTCAGTAGTACCTTTCCCCGATGCGAAATCACCGTTCTCTATTAGCTTTCTAAGACTCTGGATTTCGGCTCCGTATATTGTCCGGCGGTCATATGCAACCTTGAAGCCATTGAACTCTTTCGGATTGTGGCTCGCCGTTATCATTATACCATTTCCAGTATCATAATGAAACAGCGAGAAGTATAGCAGGGGCGTTGGAACCATGCCGATATCGATGATGTCACAGCCCGTGTCGTTTAGACCTTTTATCAGTGCGGCGGCGATGCGTGGCGACGAAATGCGCATATCACGCCCAATGATGATTTTTTTCTGTCCAAGATTTCTGTAATAAGTACCAACGCCGCGCGCAAAGACGGTGATATTCTCATCGCTCAAATCGGTTTCTGCAAGTCCCCGAATATCGTATTCCCGGAATATCGAAGGGTTTATCATTTCATCTGCTCCTCGACTCCACTGATCACTTCATCGAGGATTTTGATGGCAGCTCTGGCGTCATCTTTTGTGATCATCAGAGGGGGAGACATGCGCAGGGAACTTATGCCGGCTCCGTAGAGAATGAGCCCTCGCTTGAAGCATTCGCCTGTTATTACCTCTTTTATATTCTTTCCCTCCCTTGTAACCTGGGAAGGGAAGAATTCTTTGGGCGCCTTGTGTTGTACAAGTTCGATACCGAGCATCAATCCGAGACCGCGGACTTCACCGATGATCTTGTGGCGCTCCATCATAGCATTCAGCTCGTGTTTCAGGAAACTGCCGATGTCGTGGGCATTCTTGATATACTGTTGTTCAATGACTCTCAGGGTGGCGATGGCTGCGGCGCATATGACCGGGTTGCCGCCGAAGGTTGAACCATGGGATCCCGGTACCCATGCTCTTGGGTCGACGCCGGGATCCATGAGTGCAGCTTTGCCGATCGTGGCGCTCATTGGGAAGCCCGATGCTATCGCTTTGGCCGTGAGCGTGATGTCCGGCGCTACGCCAAAATGGTCACACGCAAACCATTTTCCCGTCCTTCCAAGGCCGCTCTGTATTTCGTCGAAAATGAGTGTTATTCCGTGATCGTCGCAGACTTTTCTGAGGGCTGGCAGAAATTCCTTGGGTGGGACTATATAGCCACCTTCGCCCTGAATTGGTTCGACCATGATCAGACTGACATCGTCCGGTGCAATGAGTCTTTCGAATATAACGTCGGTGAGATAGGATACGCAATACAGTAGTGGTACGCCATTGTAATCATGTTTGATGCACTCGGGATATTTATGGTCGAATACACATCTGTAGCAGTAAGGATATGGAACATGGTAGACTTCCGGTATCAATCCGGAGAAATGCGCGCGCTGAACCTTCTTGCTTCCCGACATCGTCATGCCGGCAAAGGTACGGCCGTGAAAAGCGCCAAGGAAACTTATCATTCTTGGCCGTCTCGTGAAGCAGCGGGCGATCTTGAGTGAAGCCTCAACCGCCTCGGCGCCCGAGCTTCCGAAATACACCCTTTTGTCATAATCGCCGGGTGTTATTTCAATCAACTTTTCGGCCAGTTCGATCTGCGGAGTGTAGTAGAAATCGGCGCCAGAAATATGGATGAGTTTACGGATTTGTTCTTCGACTGCAGATATGACGTCGGGGTGGCAGTGCCCGGTGCCAACTACGGCAAAGCCAGCGCCGAAATCGAGATACGTCTTGCCGTCGACATCGGTTACGTTTGCCCCTTGAGCGTGATCCACAACCAGTGGAATTTCACTGGTGCGGGTGTGCGCCCCGAACATGATTTTTTGGTCCCGATCAATGATCGCTCGGGCCTTTTTGCTTATTTCTGGAGAGTTGTATTTGATCATGCGTTGCTGCTCCTTTTATCCATGAATATTTGTATGTCTGTGGGTCATAGTTCCAGCAACTTCAATCCGGTATTCTCATCCAGGCGACGGGTTAGTGGTTTGTCGAAAGGAAAAAGAATAATTTCAAGGGTTGCTTGCACCACGCCTTCGAACAGGTGTCCGCCAAACGCCTGAAATTCCTTGTTAGTGATCGTAGCATGACAGTGGACCGTGATTTGACCATCGACTACAGAAATATTGCCGACAAGATTCGTGAATTCGTATTCATCTTCAAATCTCTTCTTAACGTAATTCTTCTGGTGGGCGTCAAAAAACCCCAGTTCAAGATTCTTTCCAACACCCAGACCGTAGAAGAATGCACCTTCGATCCCGGCACGCTGAATGCCTTCTCTTAGTGCCGAGATTATTTCTTCATTTTTCTCGAGACGAATCACCCAATTATTATTAAATTTTTTCATCTTCATTTACAACTCCTATTATGCTGGCTGGTACTACGTGCTCCTGTATTGTGCTAATCTATTAGCCCCAGCCACGGGCCGAGCAGGAACTGTATTCTGCCAATTAGAAGGCTGACTCTTGCCATTACCGTATAACCGAATGAAGCACCGAAACCTATCATGATGAAGATAATGCCGAGTCTTGAGGTGTGACCGAGAATGCCCTTGTGTTCTTTTGAGAAGAAAAAGTAGATGAGCGTACACGCAACACCGACCAGGATAATGACCGCCCAGATGCCGGTTGCCGTGTCTGAGAAGGTTGCTGGTGTCACTACGGTTCCCTCGAGTTGCCTGAGAACATCGGCCTGGAAATACGCGGGTATGGAAAGTCCTGCACCCCACCCAATGGTGAATCCGATCGGGATCCGCACGAGCCACGCTATCCTGGGTATGAATCTGGCAAAGTACATAAGCCCCAATAGAAGCGGCACGATGTAGATGAACTGTCCGGCGCTCAGCGGTTCAAAGAGATTCGGTTTCAACGCATTCTGCCAATAATAGACGATATAGTATCCGTTTGCCACCCCGACGAAAAGATGTTCGCCAAACTTGTAGAACGGATTATCTTTATACAGAAACGAGAATATCATCAGGGTTAAGATCGCGCCTATCCAGATCCAGGGATCACTACTCATTGGTTGCACCATCGATTACGGTGATTGAAGCTTGATTGCAGTGATGAAAAGAATTGACTGTCATTTACGTGTCGCTTTCTGGCGGCGTGAGAAGAAATAACCAACGTTACCGAGAATTATGAAGACCATTATCAGAATGTGGATCATCGACTGGGAATTCATGCCGGTCTCGGCGTTTCCAAGAGTGCGCGCATAACCATGTTCGAGCACCAGCTTTTCGTACTCCGCAGCCCCCTTCATACCCGACATCAATCCGGAGACCTGGCCGGTTTGCACGAATGGATAGTACTGCGGCGCCATGACCGCGGTAAGACCGGCGCCGACCTTAACCCCGTATCGCGTCTGAGGGTAGCGTATCCAGTCGATCGGATAGTCAGCCGAAGCAAGAATGACAACAATGGCAACGTTCTTGTAGTTCTTCACGATTTGCATGAGCGGCAGCGAGTCAATGAGATTGCCAAAATAATCCCGCGGAAAGACACCCGATATCGCCTCGCCCATATCCAGTTGTGCCGCGATCCTTCCGGATTTCCAGCCAAGGTATACGTAGTCAACGCCGTAGGTGAGCGAGTCTTCTTTCCGCTGAGCCAAGCTATCTATTTCATGTGCGACCGAAACCAGGGCATCGACCGCAAGACCGGGCGCTTCCGGGTCGAATGAGAGTCCAACGACTGGAATATCGCGGGCAAAGCAGTGCTTGAGTATCGCTTTTGCCATTGGATGGCATTCGGGCTGGGTCTGCGGTGAATAGTCAAATGAAATCATCACTGCCTTTTCTCTCGGTGGGACCGATTCAATAAAATCAAATAATCTCTGGGTTTGAGGCATGACCTTCTGAGGAATAGTGACCTTGACGAAAAATGGCAGTATCACAAGCACGGTCAGGAGTAGATAAATGATGCGCCGGTCGATCGTCGTGATCCGGTCGTACCACTTCATTCTTTTCCTCCAAGCCATGAGCGTTCGATCCCCAGGATTATCTTCAGCGCCGTAGCGATCGAACCGAACGCAACGCCGAGGAGGATACCTCGCTGTGAGGCCATGTTAGGCACCTTCATTATCCACTCGGCAAATGCAGGGAATCTCGGATGAATATACTGTCCAAAGGGCATGAAACCGATCATTACGATGAATGCCGATACCAGCAGTAACGTTGCTTCAAGGCTTCTGGCGCGAAAGGACCGGTACGCGGCTGATGCCATGTAGTACGCCAGAAGAGCGAACATCGTTCCGCCCAGAGGAGCCATGATATTGAGATAAATCCTCTGGTACAGTGAGTCAGGGTCTATTCCCCAGGCAAGACCAATGACCGCCATGGTAACCATGCCGACCAGGGTCACGATACTGTATTGCCAGTCTTCTTTTTTCCTCCTGATCTTATTCCCGTGGTGGCGAATGAGATTGCCGATGGCGAGGACCAGGGCAAAAGCCATTAAGACTATGATCCATTTATAGATCACACTGCTGAATTCTAGTGATGTTGGATGCGGGATGAAAAATTGGACGATCATGGAGATCCCCATGACAAAACAGATCGCGAGCGGAATTTTACGTTTCATTGTACCCTCAATACCGGAAGTAAATTGATGCTAAAGAAGGAAATCACAGTGAAACTCAATAAGATCACCAGGACGATGAGTTTTCCGTAATCTTGTGCTTTCAAAGATCCCAGCAGCAGTGGTTCCCTGGACAGATATGCGCTGGCAGCATATAGTTCTTCACCAATGAGCGTGTAGTCACATGCCGTAACAAAAAATGGCAGCTGCAATACCGAGTCGGTGCCCGCGATCTGAAATGCACCGGTTTGTGAACCTGTTTCCGCCATGATCAACGATTCGGCCCAGAATCGACCGATAAAGAAATTCGTGGCTGGTTTGTCGCGCATCATGATGCCGGTGATTGCGGCAGCAAAGCCAAATTGGGCCTCGGTAACGTAGCGTACGTACTCGTCTTTGAATTTTTCCGGACTACCTTCAGAAATAAAGGCTTCTTTGACTACCTCTTTTGAGACTGTATAGGTTACCGACCATCTGTTGGGAACGATCAGCGCCGTGTCGTAGCGGGCGACCTTTTTCGCGACTTCGCCAAGGATATTCATTGAAGCGATAGTAGCAGTCCAGTCAATGTCACCAAGACCGGGCACATAGAGTATCGGTCTGCCCATCTCGGTGGCCCGGCCAACTGCCTCGTCTACCGCCGCAAGCCCGGCAATTTTGCGGATGAAAAGGCCTTTACCCGAGCGTGCTTTGGTGACAAAATAGGCAACCATCGCCGTGAAAACTCCAATAGCAACGAGCACATTTATCCGACCCTTGTGAAACACTTGTGGTGACGAAACAACCGGGTTGCTCGGAGCAGAGTGGAATACTTCATCGTCCATGACCGCGGCAACAACGTACTCATATGGTACACCATCCTGTGCATTCTCGTCCTCGAAAGTACCGACGCCGCGCACCGTTGAACCAATTTTCTCATATTCTGTTTCTATGGCAGATCGTTCTCTTTTTAATATGATGTAGCCATCGATCAGAGAATCGTCAACCGAAAGAGCCCAGCTAAGAGAAATCGTGGAACCCGCGTCGTTGGGTCTGTCATGGGCTATGACATCATTTGGGGGAGATAGGCTGAGTAGAATCAGCATAAATGTCACAGCGTATTATACACGAAAAAGCAGTTATGTCAACCTGGCGCGCCAGCGGATCATACGCGGTCAGTGTATCCTGAGCAGCGGGAGCAGGTTGATTCCCAAAAAAGCCAGGATCGTAAACCCTGCGAGTATCACGAGTGCGATAAGCTTTCCGTAATCCTGTGCCTTGAGTGATCCGAGCAGGATCGGTTCGCGCGACAGATATGCGCTTGCGGCGTACAGTTCTTCGCCCATCAGCGTGTAATCGCATGCGGTCACAAAGAATGGTAGCTGCAGCACCGAATCGGTGCCGGCAATCTGAAAGGCGCCTGTTTGCGCGCCGGTTTCTGCCATGATCAATGATTCAGCCCAGAATTTACCCACGAAGAAGTTGGTTGCGGGTTTTTCACGAGTCATTATGCCGTTGACC
This window encodes:
- a CDS encoding DNA-binding protein, which encodes MKMKKFNNNWVIRLEKNEEIISALREGIQRAGIEGAFFYGLGVGKNLELGFFDAHQKNYVKKRFEDEYEFTNLVGNISVVDGQITVHCHATITNKEFQAFGGHLFEGVVQATLEIILFPFDKPLTRRLDENTGLKLLEL
- a CDS encoding fibronectin type III domain-containing protein, translating into MTFMLILLSLSPPNDVIAHDRPNDAGSTISLSWALSVDDSLIDGYIILKRERSAIETEYEKIGSTVRGVGTFEDENAQDGVPYEYVVAAVMDDEVFHSAPSNPVVSSPQVFHKGRINVLVAIGVFTAMVAYFVTKARSGKGLFIRKIAGLAAVDEAVGRATEMGRPILYVPGLGDIDWTATIASMNILGEVAKKVARYDTALIVPNRWSVTYTVSKEVVKEAFISEGSPEKFKDEYVRYVTEAQFGFAAAITGIMMRDKPATNFFIGRFWAESLIMAETGSQTGAFQIAGTDSVLQLPFFVTACDYTLIGEELYAASAYLSREPLLLGSLKAQDYGKLIVLVILLSFTVISFFSINLLPVLRVQ
- a CDS encoding aminotransferase class III-fold pyridoxal phosphate-dependent enzyme; this encodes MIKYNSPEISKKARAIIDRDQKIMFGAHTRTSEIPLVVDHAQGANVTDVDGKTYLDFGAGFAVVGTGHCHPDVISAVEEQIRKLIHISGADFYYTPQIELAEKLIEITPGDYDKRVYFGSSGAEAVEASLKIARCFTRRPRMISFLGAFHGRTFAGMTMSGSKKVQRAHFSGLIPEVYHVPYPYCYRCVFDHKYPECIKHDYNGVPLLYCVSYLTDVIFERLIAPDDVSLIMVEPIQGEGGYIVPPKEFLPALRKVCDDHGITLIFDEIQSGLGRTGKWFACDHFGVAPDITLTAKAIASGFPMSATIGKAALMDPGVDPRAWVPGSHGSTFGGNPVICAAAIATLRVIEQQYIKNAHDIGSFLKHELNAMMERHKIIGEVRGLGLMLGIELVQHKAPKEFFPSQVTREGKNIKEVITGECFKRGLILYGAGISSLRMSPPLMITKDDARAAIKILDEVISGVEEQMK